A genome region from Verrucomicrobiota bacterium includes the following:
- a CDS encoding ABC transporter ATP-binding protein, translating into MLSNAHTQKPLDKRLGLRSEALLELRQVCLDLVLDDRAKPILTSLNLSIQEKEILCLVGESGCGKSLTALSIARLIPTPPFKFRGGEIFIRGEDVLSMTGSDLRRIRGRVVSYAVQETGGALNPMLRVGTQIAEVLALQGRSAYLNDELIRLLKRVGIPDPHLRARSYPHELSGGMRQRICIAVALASRPELLVADEPTTAQDATVQVQILDLLRELRDKLGLAVLFVTHNLAIVCEFADRLAVMYAGQIVEIGPAKLLVRRQFHPYTKALIQCTPKAGSSKLAVIPGQVPPVGFYPSGCRFHPRCSWAKSECSTVEPDLDQVLPDHWVRCPYWSLIPEGTG; encoded by the coding sequence ATGTTGAGCAATGCTCACACACAGAAACCGTTAGACAAACGACTCGGCTTGAGATCGGAAGCCTTATTAGAGTTGCGACAGGTTTGCCTTGATTTGGTGCTCGATGATCGAGCTAAGCCAATTCTTACCAGTCTGAACCTCTCAATCCAGGAGAAGGAGATACTCTGCCTTGTTGGAGAGAGTGGATGCGGGAAGAGCCTAACCGCCTTGTCAATTGCTCGGCTTATCCCAACCCCCCCTTTTAAGTTTCGGGGCGGCGAGATCTTCATTCGAGGAGAAGACGTTTTGAGCATGACGGGATCGGATCTTCGGAGGATTCGTGGGCGTGTTGTCAGTTACGCGGTCCAGGAGACTGGTGGAGCGCTGAACCCAATGTTGAGAGTTGGCACCCAGATCGCGGAGGTCTTAGCCCTACAGGGTCGATCCGCGTACTTGAATGACGAACTGATCCGGTTACTGAAGCGCGTTGGGATCCCTGACCCTCATTTGCGCGCTCGGAGCTACCCTCATGAACTTTCAGGCGGAATGCGACAGCGCATCTGCATCGCGGTGGCACTTGCCTCACGGCCCGAACTCTTGGTTGCTGATGAACCGACGACAGCCCAGGACGCTACTGTGCAAGTCCAGATACTGGATCTCCTAAGGGAGCTAAGGGATAAGCTCGGACTGGCCGTGCTGTTTGTGACGCACAATCTGGCGATTGTTTGCGAGTTTGCTGACCGGCTCGCGGTTATGTATGCCGGTCAGATTGTCGAAATTGGACCTGCGAAACTGTTAGTAAGACGGCAATTCCACCCTTATACAAAGGCTCTAATTCAATGCACGCCTAAAGCGGGGAGTTCTAAACTAGCAGTTATTCCAGGCCAGGTTCCTCCAGTTGGTTTCTATCCATCTGGATGCCGCTTTCATCCCCGTTGTTCTTGGGCGAAGTCTGAATGCTCAACAGTAGAACCCGATCTGGACCAAGTCCTGCCTGACCACTGGGTACGCTGTCCATATTGGAGTTTGATTCCTGAGGGGACCGGTTAG
- a CDS encoding ABC transporter ATP-binding protein, with the protein MPVVEVRHLTVRFHPSNRAFRGDSHMIRAVDDVSFDLASGQTLGLVGESGCGKTTLGCAVVGLTKATSGGVWFDGEDITTLNRTALRSRRRKFQMIFQDPQTTLDPCMTAGEIVSEALEIQKLVQSKQERRDRVLALLESVGLDSTQLHRYPHEFSGGQRQRIGIARALAVRPRLIVCDEPVSALDVSVQAQIINLLRDLQRSHGIAYLFISHDLAVVEHISHRMMVMYFGKLVEIGDTKAICKAPRHPYTQALMSAVPEIDSESKRRRIILRGEPPSPMSPPPGCPFHPRCPVAIERCRTVVPELREVGEDHQVVCHLA; encoded by the coding sequence ATGCCGGTGGTTGAAGTGCGCCATTTGACCGTTCGCTTCCATCCGTCGAATCGAGCTTTTCGAGGCGACAGCCACATGATTCGAGCGGTGGACGATGTAAGCTTTGACCTGGCATCTGGGCAAACCTTAGGACTTGTTGGCGAGAGTGGATGCGGCAAGACGACGTTGGGATGCGCTGTGGTGGGGTTAACAAAAGCAACGTCGGGCGGCGTCTGGTTCGATGGAGAGGACATCACGACCTTGAATCGAACGGCCTTGCGATCGCGGCGGCGCAAGTTTCAAATGATCTTCCAAGATCCTCAGACTACACTGGACCCTTGCATGACGGCCGGAGAGATTGTGAGTGAGGCACTCGAAATCCAGAAACTCGTGCAGAGTAAACAAGAGCGGCGTGACCGCGTCCTTGCTTTGCTGGAGAGCGTCGGGCTGGACTCGACGCAGCTTCATCGCTATCCGCACGAATTCAGCGGCGGCCAAAGACAACGCATCGGAATCGCCCGCGCCCTTGCGGTTCGGCCCAGATTGATTGTTTGCGACGAACCGGTCAGCGCTCTGGACGTGTCCGTGCAGGCGCAGATCATCAACCTGCTTCGTGATCTGCAACGTTCGCACGGCATCGCTTATTTGTTCATTTCGCATGATTTGGCTGTTGTTGAACACATCAGCCATCGAATGATGGTGATGTATTTTGGAAAGCTGGTCGAGATCGGCGACACGAAGGCGATCTGCAAAGCACCGAGACATCCCTACACGCAGGCATTGATGTCGGCGGTTCCTGAAATTGATTCGGAATCCAAGCGTCGCCGAATTATCCTTCGCGGAGAACCGCCTTCACCGATGTCCCCACCGCCAGGTTGTCCGTTCCATCCGCGCTGTCCCGTTGCCATAGAGCGGTGTCGGACCGTCGTTCCTGAACTGCGGGAGGTTGGGGAGGATCACCAAGTTGTTTGCCACCTGGCCTAA
- the ilvC gene encoding ketol-acid reductoisomerase — translation MPAKVYTDRDANLNILQRKTLAVLGFGSQGHAHALNLKDSGLNVIVGLYEGSKSIPVAKERGFEVVSTAEAVRRGDVIMVALPDTKQPAAYEKDIAPNLTKGKTLLFSHGFSIHFKTVLPPKQVDVILVAPKGPGHIVRRQYAEGKGVPSLIAVYQNPSKQAKNVALAWAKGIGATRAGVIETTFKEETETDLFGEQTVLCGGTTALIQAGYETLVEAGYQPEMAYFECLHELKLIVDLINESGISGMRFSISETAKWGDVSIGPKIIDASVRKRMKAALKEIQSGKFAKGWVKEYQTGYKKYNALLKKGEKHSIEKVGARLRSLMPWMKKHSVKGVQAAY, via the coding sequence ATGCCTGCTAAAGTCTATACTGACCGCGACGCAAACCTGAATATCCTCCAGAGAAAGACCCTGGCGGTCTTGGGCTTCGGCTCCCAAGGCCATGCTCACGCACTTAATCTGAAGGATAGCGGACTTAACGTGATTGTTGGCCTATACGAAGGGAGCAAGTCCATTCCTGTTGCCAAAGAAAGGGGCTTTGAGGTCGTCAGCACCGCCGAAGCAGTTCGGCGCGGCGACGTGATCATGGTGGCGTTGCCCGACACCAAACAGCCGGCTGCTTACGAAAAGGACATCGCCCCGAACCTGACCAAAGGCAAGACGCTCCTGTTTTCGCATGGCTTCTCCATCCACTTCAAAACCGTTCTGCCGCCAAAGCAAGTGGACGTCATCTTGGTGGCGCCAAAAGGCCCTGGACACATTGTGCGCCGACAATACGCCGAGGGCAAAGGCGTGCCTTCGTTGATTGCCGTTTACCAGAATCCAAGCAAGCAGGCCAAGAACGTCGCCTTGGCCTGGGCCAAGGGAATTGGAGCCACACGGGCAGGCGTGATCGAGACCACTTTCAAGGAGGAAACGGAAACCGACTTGTTCGGGGAGCAAACCGTGCTTTGCGGTGGAACCACGGCGTTGATCCAGGCCGGATACGAGACGTTGGTCGAGGCGGGTTACCAGCCCGAAATGGCCTACTTCGAGTGCCTCCACGAACTAAAGTTGATTGTGGACCTGATTAATGAGTCAGGGATCAGCGGAATGCGCTTTTCCATCTCGGAAACCGCCAAGTGGGGCGACGTGAGCATCGGACCAAAGATCATCGATGCCAGCGTGAGAAAGCGCATGAAGGCGGCGTTGAAGGAAATTCAATCCGGAAAGTTCGCCAAAGGGTGGGTCAAGGAATATCAAACTGGCTACAAGAAATATAACGCTCTGCTGAAGAAGGGGGAAAAGCACTCTATCGAGAAAGTCGGCGCCCGTCTGCGGTCATTGATGCCCTGGATGAAGAAGCATTCTGTCAAGGGCGTGCAGGCCGCATATTGA
- the ilvN gene encoding acetolactate synthase small subunit, protein MRHTISVLVENKFGVLTRIAGLFSGRGYNIDTLNVGPTHDPNTSRMTIVTRGDDATLEQIVKQLNKLIDVLEVQDFRDYEYIDRELVLVKVSVNSASRAEVMQITDIFRAKIVDVQPESLAIEITGGESKVEKFVELMGSFGILGLTRTGKVALPRK, encoded by the coding sequence ATGAGGCACACAATCTCGGTTTTGGTGGAAAACAAGTTCGGCGTGCTCACGCGCATCGCTGGACTGTTCAGCGGACGCGGCTACAACATCGACACCCTGAACGTCGGACCAACGCACGATCCGAACACCTCACGGATGACCATCGTCACCCGAGGGGATGACGCCACGCTGGAACAGATCGTCAAACAGCTCAACAAGCTAATCGACGTTCTCGAAGTCCAGGATTTCCGGGATTACGAATATATCGACCGGGAGCTGGTTCTTGTGAAGGTTTCCGTGAACTCGGCTTCCCGGGCGGAAGTGATGCAGATTACGGATATTTTCCGAGCCAAAATCGTCGATGTGCAACCGGAAAGCCTGGCGATCGAAATTACCGGCGGGGAAAGCAAAGTTGAGAAATTCGTGGAATTGATGGGATCATTCGGAATTCTGGGGCTCACCCGGACCGGCAAAGTGGCGCTGCCTCGAAAATGA
- a CDS encoding DUF1802 family protein has product MRIAFKEWAVVVDALGSGEQILILRKGGIKEGRGGFQVEHPQFLLFPTLFHQQRESVIAPAQARFDQIAPGFARPDRLRIEFFAEVAAWQRLDSLATAEQLRGQHIWRDEVIRQRFDWGRDKTIHGLAVRVRRLPRAVELPMLAGYGGCKSWVELAEDISIQGSPVVLSDDAFAGKLERFRETLQASSVLPP; this is encoded by the coding sequence ATGCGTATCGCTTTCAAAGAATGGGCCGTGGTTGTGGACGCCCTCGGATCCGGAGAACAAATCCTGATCTTGCGCAAGGGCGGAATCAAAGAGGGGCGCGGCGGATTCCAGGTCGAGCATCCGCAGTTCCTGCTTTTCCCGACTTTGTTTCATCAGCAGCGGGAGTCCGTAATCGCGCCTGCCCAGGCGAGGTTCGATCAAATCGCACCGGGATTTGCGCGGCCCGACAGGCTCAGGATTGAATTCTTCGCGGAAGTCGCCGCCTGGCAACGGCTGGATTCATTGGCCACGGCCGAGCAGCTTCGCGGACAGCACATCTGGCGCGATGAAGTGATTCGGCAACGTTTCGATTGGGGGCGGGACAAGACCATCCACGGGCTGGCCGTGCGGGTTCGCCGTTTGCCGCGAGCCGTCGAACTGCCGATGCTCGCTGGCTACGGCGGATGCAAGTCCTGGGTTGAACTGGCCGAGGACATTTCAATTCAAGGCTCGCCGGTGGTCCTCAGCGACGATGCATTCGCCGGCAAACTCGAACGATTTCGGGAAACGCTTCAGGCGTCTTCCGTGCTACCGCCGTAG
- a CDS encoding signal recognition particle protein, with product MFDTLSGKLQNVFKNLRGLGKISESNISDSIRDVRLALLDADVNFKVARDFIEKVKEQAIGQKVIQSIQPGQQIIKIIHDELVNLLGSANAEIELGGNPGCVMLVGLHGSGKTTSAGKLARWLNKQGRSPLLVACDVYRPAAMDQLETLGRQLELPVFVRKGETDVLKIGREALDFARTNHRNAVIFDTAGRLQIDEPLVRELVRLRDLVKPQEILLVLDAATGQEAVNVATHFDRALQLTGIVLTRLDGDARGGAALSLKAVTGKPIKFVGVGEKSEDFEPFHPERMASRILGMGDVVSLVERAAEAVDLDEAKRMEEKMRKGQFTLEDFLDQLRQMRKLGSLESIVGMLPGGSEMLQGADLSKSEKEFRRMEGMICAMTPQERRHPQILNARRRQRIAKGSGVTVAELNNLLNRFNQMQQMMRKMGKLQKMMKRMGGVMPRF from the coding sequence ATGTTTGATACGCTGAGCGGCAAGCTGCAAAATGTCTTCAAGAACCTGCGCGGACTGGGAAAGATTTCGGAGTCGAACATCAGCGACTCGATTCGCGACGTCCGGCTGGCGTTGCTCGATGCCGATGTCAATTTCAAGGTCGCCCGCGATTTCATCGAAAAGGTCAAGGAACAAGCCATCGGGCAGAAAGTCATCCAGAGCATTCAGCCCGGCCAGCAAATCATCAAAATCATTCACGACGAACTGGTGAACCTGCTTGGCTCAGCCAACGCGGAAATCGAACTGGGCGGGAATCCCGGCTGCGTGATGCTTGTGGGTCTGCACGGCTCCGGCAAAACCACCTCCGCCGGCAAATTGGCGCGCTGGCTCAACAAACAAGGCCGCAGCCCGCTCCTCGTCGCCTGCGACGTGTATCGTCCGGCGGCCATGGACCAGCTCGAAACACTCGGCCGGCAACTCGAATTGCCGGTCTTTGTCCGCAAGGGCGAGACGGACGTGTTGAAGATCGGACGCGAAGCGCTCGATTTTGCCCGCACCAACCACCGCAACGCGGTCATCTTCGACACGGCGGGCCGCCTCCAGATTGACGAGCCGCTCGTTCGGGAGCTGGTTCGCTTGCGCGATCTGGTGAAGCCCCAGGAAATCCTGCTCGTCCTCGACGCCGCGACCGGACAGGAAGCCGTCAACGTGGCGACTCATTTTGACCGCGCGCTGCAGCTCACCGGCATTGTGCTCACCCGGCTGGATGGCGACGCGCGCGGCGGTGCGGCGTTGAGCCTGAAAGCGGTCACGGGCAAGCCGATCAAATTCGTCGGCGTCGGCGAAAAGTCCGAGGACTTCGAGCCGTTCCATCCCGAACGCATGGCGTCGCGGATTTTGGGGATGGGCGACGTCGTGAGTCTGGTGGAACGCGCGGCCGAGGCTGTGGATTTGGACGAAGCCAAGCGCATGGAAGAAAAGATGCGGAAAGGCCAGTTTACGCTGGAGGATTTTCTGGATCAGTTGCGCCAGATGCGAAAGCTCGGTTCCCTCGAAAGCATTGTCGGCATGCTGCCCGGCGGCTCGGAGATGCTTCAGGGCGCCGATTTGAGCAAGAGCGAAAAGGAATTCCGGCGGATGGAAGGCATGATCTGCGCGATGACGCCGCAGGAACGCCGGCATCCGCAAATCCTGAATGCCCGACGCCGGCAACGGATCGCCAAAGGCAGCGGCGTCACGGTCGCCGAACTGAACAACCTTCTGAATCGCTTCAATCAGATGCAGCAGATGATGCGGAAGATGGGCAAGTTGCAAAAGATGATGAAGCGCATGGGCGGCGTGATGCCGCGGTTCTGA
- a CDS encoding rhodanese-like domain-containing protein — protein sequence MKKVLTLVTALAFAATLWAGEFPDVSIKELKAAIEAKKVTVIDVMGTKSWKNGRIPTAIDFATHRNDLAKVLPKDKSALIVAYCTGPTUMAYQSAARAAKELGYSNVKHLSAGISGWKQAGEKLESGDEKKDSKS from the coding sequence ATGAAAAAAGTCCTTACTCTCGTCACAGCTCTGGCGTTCGCCGCCACCCTCTGGGCGGGCGAGTTCCCGGATGTCAGCATCAAGGAACTGAAAGCCGCCATCGAAGCCAAGAAAGTCACCGTGATTGACGTCATGGGAACGAAATCATGGAAGAATGGCCGCATCCCTACAGCGATTGACTTCGCCACGCACAGAAACGACCTCGCGAAGGTTCTGCCCAAAGACAAGAGCGCCCTGATCGTGGCGTATTGCACGGGGCCTACCTGAATGGCTTACCAAAGCGCGGCCCGTGCGGCCAAAGAACTCGGCTATTCCAATGTGAAACATCTCTCTGCAGGTATTTCTGGTTGGAAACAAGCCGGCGAGAAATTGGAGTCCGGTGACGAGAAGAAGGATTCCAAGAGCTAA
- a CDS encoding SDR family oxidoreductase, which translates to MNKVAVVTGAGSGVGRAVAIALAKQNWKIAVLGRREAALQETAQLARQFYSEDWLICPCDIGQRKAVEKTAKRIFEKFSRVEALVNAAGTNVPNRSLEVLSIEDYNLMLDTNLNGAYYCIQAFLPSMRENKSGTIVNIGSDAGIQASAKSGPAYVMSKFGLRGLTQSINAEERGRRVRACSVLPGDIDTPLLERRPTPPTAEARTKMLRPEDVAECVLLAINLPPHAIVEEILIRPR; encoded by the coding sequence ATGAACAAAGTTGCTGTTGTCACCGGTGCCGGGAGCGGCGTGGGCCGCGCCGTGGCCATCGCGCTGGCCAAACAGAATTGGAAGATCGCGGTCCTGGGTCGCCGCGAAGCCGCGCTTCAAGAAACCGCCCAGCTCGCACGCCAGTTTTATTCCGAGGACTGGCTAATATGTCCGTGCGACATCGGCCAGCGCAAAGCCGTGGAGAAAACGGCCAAACGCATCTTCGAGAAGTTCAGTCGGGTCGAGGCACTCGTGAACGCCGCCGGGACGAACGTCCCGAACCGAAGCCTGGAGGTTCTCTCGATTGAGGACTACAACCTCATGCTCGATACGAATCTGAACGGCGCCTACTACTGTATCCAGGCCTTCCTCCCGTCGATGCGGGAAAATAAGTCCGGCACCATCGTGAATATCGGCTCCGACGCGGGCATCCAGGCCAGCGCCAAGTCCGGTCCGGCCTATGTGATGTCCAAGTTTGGGCTGCGCGGGCTGACTCAATCCATCAACGCGGAAGAACGCGGCCGCCGGGTCCGCGCGTGTTCCGTTTTGCCGGGAGACATCGACACGCCGTTGCTGGAACGGCGCCCGACTCCTCCCACGGCGGAGGCGCGCACGAAAATGCTCCGGCCGGAGGACGTGGCCGAGTGCGTCTTGCTGGCCATCAACCTGCCGCCTCACGCGATCGTGGAGGAAATCCTGATCCGGCCTCGTTGA
- a CDS encoding Gfo/Idh/MocA family oxidoreductase — MEKIGIAIIGCGGITLQNHLPGLALCPQTRVVALCDSDPGTLQRASQQCGVTACSTDYHELLKRDDITAVIIATPNVVHAPIALAAIKAGKHVLCEKPIAMNSAEALEMVRAAETARVRHMTAFTYRFVPAFRYLAHLVKSGAIGQPYHLRVQRFQDWGQRHLGWRQVARLAGSGELGDMLSHRLDYAHVLMGQMKSLVADLHRFHDVRESQASDLEDWVALLARFTSMATGVFESTKVATGRGESARSQDYCEVNGSEGTVVYFMSAKPELHVGKRGSSTLESVPVPKEFLKWPGSPRDPSQGDPLFNFRYDQNFEFVDAIVNQRPCVPSFLDGARVQEVMDTAMQSAKERRWIEVRYAEPWK; from the coding sequence ATGGAAAAGATTGGGATTGCTATTATCGGTTGCGGCGGGATCACCCTGCAAAATCACTTGCCCGGCCTCGCGCTGTGCCCGCAAACGCGCGTCGTAGCGCTATGCGACAGCGACCCCGGCACGCTTCAGCGCGCCAGCCAGCAATGCGGCGTCACGGCGTGTTCCACGGATTACCACGAATTGCTCAAACGCGACGACATCACCGCGGTCATCATCGCCACGCCGAATGTCGTTCACGCGCCCATCGCGCTGGCCGCCATCAAAGCGGGCAAACATGTTCTGTGCGAAAAGCCGATCGCCATGAATTCGGCGGAAGCGTTGGAAATGGTCCGCGCCGCGGAAACCGCCAGGGTCCGGCACATGACGGCCTTCACTTACCGGTTCGTGCCGGCGTTTCGTTACCTGGCGCATTTGGTGAAGTCGGGCGCGATTGGCCAGCCGTATCATCTCCGCGTGCAACGCTTCCAGGACTGGGGGCAACGCCACCTCGGCTGGCGGCAAGTGGCGCGGCTGGCCGGGTCGGGCGAACTCGGCGACATGCTTTCGCATCGTCTGGACTACGCCCACGTGTTGATGGGGCAGATGAAATCGCTGGTTGCGGATCTGCACCGGTTCCACGACGTGCGGGAAAGCCAGGCCTCCGATTTGGAGGATTGGGTGGCGCTTCTCGCGCGATTCACGAGCATGGCGACCGGCGTGTTCGAGAGCACCAAGGTCGCGACGGGACGCGGTGAGAGCGCGCGCAGCCAGGACTATTGTGAAGTCAACGGCAGTGAAGGCACGGTGGTCTATTTCATGAGCGCCAAGCCCGAATTGCACGTGGGGAAGCGCGGCTCCAGCACCTTGGAATCCGTGCCGGTGCCAAAGGAATTCCTCAAGTGGCCAGGCTCGCCGCGCGATCCGAGCCAGGGCGACCCGTTGTTCAATTTCCGCTACGACCAGAATTTCGAATTCGTCGATGCCATCGTCAACCAGCGGCCGTGCGTGCCGTCGTTCCTCGACGGCGCCCGCGTCCAGGAGGTGATGGACACCGCCATGCAATCGGCCAAGGAACGGCGCTGGATCGAAGTGCGTTACGCGGAACCATGGAAGTGA
- a CDS encoding ketose-bisphosphate aldolase gives MPLTHTKDLFAKALKGKYALGAFNVNNMELLQAIVEACEEEKAPVMLQISKGARQYANPVYLKKLIEAAVSLSTIPIAVHLDHGDSYELCKECIDEGFTSVMIDGSHLPFEKNAEVSKKVVDYAHKHNCVVEGELGMLVGAQHDDGEEGGGYSKGGVYTHPDEAVEFVKQTGVNSLAVAIGNSHGAYKFKGQQRLDLERLKAIKKALMDAGLGDYPLVLHGASSVPKELAVEINRYGGKLGEDTAGVPEADIEVARRVGCTKVNIDTDLRLAFTAALRKFFAESPKEFDPRKYLNPARNKVKELVRHKVKNVLCCAGHAFD, from the coding sequence ATGCCACTCACCCATACCAAAGATTTATTTGCCAAAGCCCTGAAAGGCAAATACGCCCTCGGCGCCTTCAACGTCAACAACATGGAATTGTTGCAGGCCATCGTCGAGGCTTGCGAAGAGGAAAAAGCGCCGGTCATGCTCCAAATCTCCAAGGGCGCGCGCCAATACGCCAATCCGGTCTATCTCAAGAAACTCATCGAAGCCGCCGTCAGTCTTTCGACCATCCCCATCGCCGTCCATCTTGACCACGGCGACTCCTACGAGCTGTGCAAGGAATGCATCGATGAAGGCTTCACCAGCGTGATGATCGACGGCAGCCACCTCCCGTTTGAGAAAAATGCCGAGGTGTCCAAGAAGGTCGTGGACTACGCGCACAAGCACAACTGCGTCGTCGAGGGCGAGCTGGGGATGCTCGTGGGCGCCCAACACGACGACGGCGAGGAAGGCGGCGGGTATTCCAAGGGGGGCGTCTATACCCACCCGGATGAAGCGGTGGAATTCGTCAAGCAGACCGGCGTGAACTCGCTGGCCGTGGCCATCGGCAATTCGCACGGCGCGTACAAATTCAAAGGCCAGCAACGCCTCGACCTGGAACGGCTCAAGGCGATCAAAAAGGCGTTGATGGACGCCGGCCTGGGCGATTACCCGCTTGTGTTGCACGGAGCCTCCAGCGTCCCGAAAGAGCTGGCGGTCGAAATCAATCGCTATGGCGGCAAGCTTGGCGAGGATACTGCGGGCGTGCCGGAAGCGGACATCGAAGTCGCCCGTCGCGTCGGCTGCACGAAAGTGAACATCGATACCGATTTGCGCCTGGCGTTCACAGCCGCGCTCAGAAAATTCTTCGCCGAATCCCCGAAGGAATTCGATCCGCGCAAATATCTGAACCCGGCCCGCAACAAGGTCAAAGAACTCGTCCGGCACAAAGTCAAAAACGTCCTCTGCTGCGCCGGCCACGCCTTTGATTGA
- a CDS encoding sigma-54-dependent Fis family transcriptional regulator: MGKILLVDDEMTMVQMVTELFRSEGHEVFPFTNFNAAVEALETVGPELVVTDLYLDKTRAHGLEILQKARALNPPPVVIVITAFGSIETAVEAMKKGAYDYLEKPFKLEELNLCVQRALSYSDAVSENVYLRKQLKKKYQFNQIIGNSAKMQEVFRMVERVSNSDATILILGESGTGKELIARALHYNSRRQFAPFVPVNCSALPENLLESELFGHRKGSFTGAINDKKGLFQEADGGTIFLDEVGSMSQMLQSRLLRVLQEREVRRVGDNVPIYVNVRVLAATNEPLEKRIADGTFREDLYYRLNVIPIPLPPLRERPEDISLLVSHFLREKTHPRTGKPYQITRQAMEALTAHPWPGNVRELENAIQRACALCESQVIQVGDLPMALQRLVSQSAADTVVETRPGGPPQSMMVISESLYPLSYTEAKKDHPSLEPSEPPPSPESLGSLKDFLRDQEVSYLNRALAQTGGDKEKAAQLLGISLATLYRKLSEEEI; this comes from the coding sequence ATGGGAAAAATTCTTCTCGTAGATGACGAGATGACGATGGTGCAGATGGTCACTGAACTGTTCCGTTCCGAAGGCCATGAAGTTTTTCCGTTCACCAATTTCAATGCCGCCGTCGAAGCGCTGGAGACCGTCGGCCCGGAACTGGTCGTCACCGACCTTTACCTCGACAAAACCCGCGCGCACGGCCTGGAGATTCTGCAAAAGGCCCGCGCGTTGAATCCCCCGCCCGTCGTCATCGTGATCACCGCCTTTGGCTCGATTGAGACCGCGGTGGAGGCGATGAAGAAAGGCGCTTACGATTATCTGGAGAAACCATTCAAGCTGGAAGAATTGAATCTCTGCGTCCAGCGGGCGCTTTCGTATAGCGATGCCGTTTCGGAGAACGTGTATCTCCGCAAGCAGCTCAAGAAGAAATATCAGTTTAACCAGATCATCGGCAATTCGGCGAAGATGCAGGAAGTCTTCCGAATGGTGGAACGCGTGTCGAATTCGGATGCCACCATCCTGATCCTGGGCGAAAGCGGCACGGGGAAAGAACTCATCGCTCGCGCCCTGCATTACAACAGCCGCCGGCAATTCGCGCCTTTCGTGCCGGTGAATTGCAGCGCCTTGCCGGAAAACCTCCTGGAATCCGAATTGTTCGGGCATCGGAAAGGATCATTCACCGGGGCGATCAACGACAAGAAGGGACTGTTCCAGGAAGCGGACGGCGGAACGATCTTCCTCGACGAGGTCGGGTCCATGTCTCAAATGCTGCAAAGCCGGCTGCTGCGCGTGTTGCAGGAACGGGAAGTCCGGCGCGTCGGCGACAACGTCCCCATTTACGTCAATGTGCGCGTGCTGGCGGCGACCAACGAACCGTTGGAAAAACGCATCGCGGACGGCACGTTCCGGGAAGATTTGTATTATCGGTTGAACGTCATCCCGATTCCACTTCCCCCCTTGCGGGAGCGCCCGGAGGATATTTCTTTGCTCGTTTCCCATTTCCTCCGGGAGAAGACGCATCCCCGCACGGGCAAGCCGTATCAGATCACGCGCCAGGCGATGGAAGCGCTCACGGCTCATCCTTGGCCGGGCAATGTCCGCGAGCTGGAAAACGCGATCCAGCGGGCGTGCGCGCTTTGCGAGAGCCAGGTGATCCAGGTCGGTGATCTCCCGATGGCCTTGCAGCGTCTGGTGAGTCAAAGCGCGGCGGACACCGTGGTGGAAACGCGTCCGGGCGGCCCGCCGCAATCAATGATGGTCATCTCCGAATCCCTCTACCCGTTGAGTTACACGGAAGCAAAGAAGGACCATCCATCCTTGGAGCCATCGGAACCCCCGCCTTCCCCGGAATCCCTCGGTTCGCTCAAAGATTTCCTCCGAGATCAGGAAGTTTCCTACCTCAATCGCGCCTTGGCCCAGACCGGCGGCGACAAAGAGAAAGCCGCGCAACTCCTGGGCATCAGTCTGGCCACGCTTTACCGCAAGCTCTCAGAGGAGGAGATTTAA